A single window of Nicotiana sylvestris chromosome 3, ASM39365v2, whole genome shotgun sequence DNA harbors:
- the LOC138888454 gene encoding uncharacterized protein yields MAPKSGCCQLNATLRVLVDGGLSLNICPLDTPKRLDKGFHEIQVGSMNVKAFDGSQRATMGEINLCLQMGPTCVIITFPNEPVTVTCNEATQHGNSDSEEEDEIPEEIVTEVKNFENKPKSNMDETKAVNLGDVKTVIETRISIHLSPIEKKEYVRFLKEYEDIFAWSYDDMTGLSTSIVAHKLPTNPMCPPVKQKLQNFKPDMSLKIKEEVTKQIKAKVLRVVEYPTWLYNIVTVPKKDGKIEPSNVFWDNMMRQEERSKAIYYLSKKFTPYEAWYSLLERP; encoded by the exons atggcACCAAAAAGTGGTTGCTGTCAACtcaacgctacactaag ggtcctggttgatggaggtttgAGCCTAAATATTTGCCCATTGGACACTCCAAAGAGGctggacaaaggtttccacgaGATacaggtaggaagcatgaatgtgaaggcttttgatggATCCCAAAGGGCAACGatgggggaaatcaacctttgcttgcagatggggccaacttg tgttattattacttttcctaatgaaccagtgactgtgacatgtaatgaggcaacgcaacatgggaatagtgattcagaggaagaagatgagatacccgaggaaattgtcacgGAGGtcaaaaattttgagaataagcctaagtccaatatGGACGAGAccaaagcagtaaatttgggagacgtcaAGACCGTCATAGAGACCCGCAttagcattcacttgtcaccaatagaGAAGAAAGAGTACGTCcgtttcctaaaagagtatgaggacatttttgcatggtcatatgatgacatgaccggcttgagcacgtccatagtggctcacaagttgcctactaatcctatGTGTCCTCCAGTAAAACAGAAACTCCAAAATTTCAAGccagacatgagcctaaaaatcaaggaggaagttaccaagcagatcaaagccaaagttcttagggtagttgagtacccaacctggttataTAACATTGTGACggttccaaagaaagatgggaag ATTGAGCCTtcgaatgtgttttgggacaacatgatgaggcaggaagaaaggagcaaagccatatattacttgagtaagaagttcacaccttatgaagcatggtATTCTCTACTTGAACGCCCTTGA